The nucleotide sequence AAAGGGCCGCAAAAAGTCTTATGACCTCACTTCACTTAGGGATCTATTCACAATCAGACGATCAAACAAATCAAATAGTTTCAAGTGGGCTAATTGAGTTTAAATTAaccaataactttattttacttaatcatTTACAAATTTCAAGTTATTGTGGCCAAACTATACTTTCTATCCAATCCATAAAGCTAGAAACCCTGGTGTATATGCCGGGCTGATCTTTGACTCCACATTTGAACCCGAATGTTGTCACCCCAATCACCATGTGCATACTTCCTTCATACTTCGTCTCTTGAAGCTTCAGTTGTAAAGGTCCACCAGAATCTCCCTAAAAATTACGTATAAATTAGCTTTGGTTAATATTTGATACCGTCGAATATACTCGTATTCTTAATTCTCCCAGGGTTAAGAATGTAAAACAAATCTCGATTAGCTTCTCTGGTCCAATCCAATGTGAATAATCTCTTGGGAATACCTGTCactgttttatattgttacgaattttaaatgtattttcaatttattaatataaaaaagaaataggtgAATTAAAGGAAGATGTTTTGGTTTACGCCAATAGACTCTGGTCTAGGCTTAAGGGGAAATCAATTTGAGGTAAGGTGGAATGCATTAAAGAAGAAGGGTTCAGCGTGAGCAACATCCACTGTTTTTTTGTGTCCAGAGAGCCGAGCTAGCAATACCCATAAGCAGAGTGCTTTGTGTGAGTCCAGTCCCGCATATAGCTATAATAGCTATAATAGCTATATAGCTTAAAAAAGGGCGTAAAACGGAAAAGgagaactggtaataaactctccgctactctttttaatcgccaccTAGTAATTTGCTTATCTATAGCATCCTATTACAGATTATACTTACTTGGCAAGTATCAACACCACCTTCGAGTTTCCCGGCGCATAACTGGTGGTCCATAAGACCCCACCAATTTCTATTTGTAAATGGACTAAGCAGTGTGTTGCATTTACTTGAATCTATAATATCGACTTCCGCGTCTTGAAGTACTGATGATAGGGTTCTAACTGtttctaaaatgtaatataaagtcaaagtcaaaataacttttcatataggtaaacaagtacacttatgaacgttagaAAAGAAGTGAAAttcattctaaatttacacaaGGGCAAAGAGCGGGCAAGCAGatctggcaagaaactcttcgccactctttttaattgctaagttttgagtcatacaaggTATTACATAATTGAGCAAATCAATGcaaaggattaggatcatttaaatattcgtcaaattaataaaaagctttattcattaatttacttttaacttatatatgtaatatcagatgattataactttttgatttcatatttatgatgatgtttaaaaatagtcaattaataagaaaattaattaataactcattattttatgattatatgattttaatttacaacgtACCATCGGTAACACCCCAACCAGTAATATAAGCATCATATTTCGATGCAAAGGATCCTGGCAGACATGCTGGTTGAACATTTATTGAAAACGACACTGGTTTGGCCAACTCCACCAGCGCTATGTCGTAATAATGTTTGGGCGGATCCCAATATGGATGTTGTATGAACTGTTTGATTGTTACATCAGTGTTTGGATTATAGCGTCtctgtaataaaatcaaaagtcAAAACAACAATTATGCGACAAAAATTCGTTCGACCGGTTTTTAAAATCAGTGAAAAGAAATCTATGAACTAGATAGCCACTAGATTCAtagtataaaaaacatttttaaaggttcctacatattttattatttcttgctAACATAtcactacataatataaaacaaagtcttctctgtccctatgtccctttgtatgcttaaatctttgaaactacgcaacggattttgatgcggttctTTTTactagatagagtgattcaagaggaaggtttatatgtatgtgtttatataataacatccattaaatagtggagaagtactcttatttttaaggtttctaatgtgatgtcgtaaataattacatttttttccgcttacattgcaaacgcaggctgaaccctacgagttttatcaaaataatgttgtacacattgaaaaggtctataaaaaagtccgtgatggtatatgtctgtCTCTTATGGATagcccacaataactttttttgtcatttactttttacgacaaataatctctaattttcgaagcaattttaaccaatatagcattaatccttaaccaattaaataccttaaatacattgttcatttaatatagatctatacagcccattacagcttatttagcagcgatcgaacgcgtatattatcggagctttccagcgacggaaataacaatacataataaaaaccagcttttcatcagcattgcacccgtgcgaagctggggcgggtcactattatatattttttttgtaataattgaagttgttatgtaaatatctttCTACTGACCTTGATATATCTGGATCCTAATCGGACGATGTCTGGTTTTGCTTTCCTcaagtatttactatttactaCTGTGTTGGACTGTGAGCCACAATGAGAAGCTGTCAGGACGAAGTTCGGGCTGATGAGACTGCCTCCACAGAGAAATGCCCAGCTATTCCTTAGCCTTCGTAGTCTCCAACCAAAGGCTgcctatattaaaaaacataacgtGAATGTgtgtgattatattattatttatgaagtttttgatttattgttttaaattggcCTAGAGTTTTtccttctttaataaaatcccagaggctcttttatctctgccttttataaagaaatgtattaaagaaaagctgtgtaaaaaggcttactataaagttagtgattatctagttgataaaaaggcctgggactagtgctgggcaggctacttctaattaataattaatttgctatttttgttttaataattgtagaattgtttgatgatttgctttttttttaaagagtaccgagagttttacgccggctttttctctcggccaacaccttctgtcttctttgccgatgagtagggatgccaacaggctcgaatttaatgacgtggaataagtgataccattatggtcctatgttccaaaataaacgtaatttttttttttattctgatGAAGGAACGGTTTTCGATgtacaaattatgtattaaaatggtGGTAATTATGACAAAAAGCAAccttatcttttaaaatacgtaGAAGACTGAAAGTTGAAATTTCATTACTAcgatatgttaatattaaattggtgTAGAATGAAACATTTGATTGTTTGGTGAATCCTTAATTAATCTCTCACAATATGAAATTTAACGGTTTGTTAATTTCTAACGATATTTTTCCTGTTTTCGCATAtcctataaatattacttccTCATTATGACGTCTTTGCATATGCAAAATTGTAACGTTTTGTTGCATCATATCGAAAAATACTACTGTAACGCCTTGgtgtgttatattaaatagatcAAACTACTTTCAAATAATTCCTTTCACGAGAAGAAGAATTCggaagtaaaaatttatagcATTTTTGGCTGACTTAAAATTAGGCGTCTagatttacattttgtatatctacaaaataaatgacaatattggaaatgaatttgtattatattagtaaCATTGAAgtcataatacaattttaactctAAGGAGTAAATGTCAAAACACTAGAAAAGCGAATACAATTCCTTGTTATTCTTACCATGTGGGGATATTCTCCTACTTTGGTTGAATGTTTGTTCATTATTCGTATGTTTGTATGTCCAGGTTTCTTGCCATGTTTTTGCTGACCTGTAATAAAACGGACGTCATAAACaaactgtaatttatattctcGTAGTCCAGAACCTTTCCCGATTATTTCTAATTGAGTTCTGTCTAATTGCAGTCTTTAAGGTATGTATaactgtgatgaaaagagatttAAGtacttcaattaaaatttattttatttatttatttataaaaaacactcctgccttaacaggtgaccctaaaATGTTGCAATtagacttatttatttgttatgaatacattttttacacgTAACggtagtattgtcttttattaacatagcttttacacatttaaagaaaacacttttttaccggattgaagctatgtattattgtaattatttaacataattttaaatttatccgattTTTATGCTTTGCAGCACGCGAAACGTGGTACGTGGTCTTGCCAAATTATTGCTGTGACGATTTAGTTCCTAAAGAACCACCAAAATATACGTTttctaaattgtttattaaaagtgAAAGTTATGGGCGATTTTAGTATGTGCGTTATGTGGATTTATATATTGACTACAGGTACAGGAGAATCTTAAGCATTCTTacaaagtgttttctttacaaGTAACGGTGTTAAGAAAGGAACACTTACACTTCACTTgcctttcttttattttatttcggtaCATCATATCACTCATGTATTTAGTGCAttctgtaaattaaaaatggaaaCTTAACAAcgtgcatataaaaatatcataatcacattataaaatcttataaaagcCAACAGCTGATTGCAGATGGGTAAAAAGCCTATCATCtaagttaattattagtaaattaagccttattacaaaataaatataaaattcttagaataaataagctttttatttcattaacaagCTACTTAACTATCTAcctactactactatatataCCATACTGTTGACAGAATCTAACCgagattcatttatttatttcgtcatGCTACacctaacataaattatatattacaaaaaactacttATACTTAAGATATAGCCTAAGATGGAAtgcataatatatagaaaaaggttcatatatttacaaaagaaaaaaaaacagcaataataaaacaagaaatatattattaattttttttgtgttgtcCAAATATCCTAATGTGACTTATCTAAGAACATCATTAAAAGGGGACCAACTGGAATTATAAGAGAATATGTTTCCAATAAGTTTCATATATATAGCTTAGGAACCAATGGAGAATCGGTAATCGGAATCGGTAATCGGaacttaatttgatttttaaacaatcTTACTTTTATCACTGATACGTTGACCGAAATTCCAACTTGGTCGTGGCGGGATGAAACTGTCGCAGGGATCATCATTTTCTGGTCGCTGAAGTTGGCTTCGATCTGATGAAGCGATCATATATCGACTTGCATAATCTTCAAAAGGATCTTGATTatagaatctaattttaatccAAGGGATCCtgtgtttatttatgacaGCCATAGACCCTGTAATTTGTTGAAAATAGTTAgtaaaactttaaacttttaaaataaataagtagaactGATTAAACACGGTAGCGATATTTTTCTGTGAGACTTGAATCGTGTAATTgctttttgtgtatttaattttaaaaatttagttatgacgattgaaaaaaatatatcataaacacaataagatattaaattgttttgtttagattaattattaaaatttttattgtgtattttataacataaaagtataaaatgcTTAAGATTCTCCTGTACCTGTAGTCAGTAATAAAATCCACGTAACGCACATACTAAAATCACCCATAACTTtcacttttaaaaaacaatttggaAAACGTATATTTTGGTGATTCGTTAGCAACTAAATCGTCACACCAACTTGCTCGCTATATAAGGAATttgttggttttttttatcattatccGTAACGGCAACGAAAACTAATGACGTATGAGGATATTTATAAGGAAAAAGCTCTTTATCCCCGTCTTTTACAAAGCTACGTTGAGTTGGTACAAAAGAGTtaatgtacaaataaaaatctaaaatcaaaattagtGTATTCTGTTTAGATGCGTTTTAGGGAATACacatgaatgtcaaaaacgcttacaaaattcgcgaaggagcaaaactacgccatccgttcgcaaaactaccaggaggcctggttctgagaagaacgggcaagaaactcagcaagttttaccctccctctacattacaattattcaaagaaaaatttcataaaccaCAAAGTTATTACagatacataagtaaaaaataaaatcaaaatctgTTCTatgatttaccacattcaacattacacatatattcacaacacttccaagataacaaaacaaattataacaatataattagaactATTGCCAAGCGTTTTTATCTTGTAGGTAGTaatgtattaacattttttttatatagaacagggggcaaacgggcaggaggctcacctgatgctaagtgataccgccgcccatggacactctcaacgccagagggctcgcgagtgcgttgccggccttttatgcaaagtggtggtgcgctcagttgtggaacggtggacgtcgaggtgaaacgggtggaatttcgtattctgcttCGACGTCCGAttatgaaactcagctgcaggtatacatccgaacaactcctctgaacactctccatggtaaatgcggtaaaaGATAcagagtgaccccacatctctacgcaacgccaaaggattaagccgcttggagagattttggtcgtcaacgattcgaaccgctcttcgttgaatacggtcaagtggaaggagctggtactggggagcacccgcccaaaggtgggaacagtactccatgtgaggccgaatttgcgctttatatagttgcaagcggtggcccggagtgaagtaccgtctcgccttgctgagcacaccaagctttttggaggctaattttgcctttccctccaagtgaccgcgaaactgaacgtcgttcgatatgtcaacgccaagtattccaatgctggctgtggctttaagaagagtgttttcgaaaagaggaatagcgacaaagggtgtttttttagcggaaaacgcgcaaacttaTGTCTtcttggggttaaattggactaggtttagtctgccccagtcagagactccacgtTGACTTCAGACAAAAGTTTGTTCCGGTATTCATCGTCAactgcccgagaaatacttgcccgtGTAATGAGTatccccagtgctgtcatccgcatagcaatgaatgttgctaagttgcaacatatcattgatatgcagaagaaacagggtcggcCTTGTGGGACTCCAGCGTTCAGaggtttaaggtcggaacatgctccgtcatctactacaattttaataaagtttgcCATAATAGCAATATCTatcataaacttttaaaatatgaccGTCATAACGTTTACtgcataaaaaaaaccaaaacattaaatagctATTTGAGACTTACAAATTAGGAGATATGTATAAACACTAAAGTTTCCATATATGAACATATACCGTGAACGCCTGCGGGTGAACCTTGTTTGTATTCTGGCTTCATTCTCCAAGTAATTATTTCGCAGTTACAATACATGCTTAATATTTAGCaattttaccaaaaaataataggaTAAAGTTCATATATCTTTTAAAGTactgaaaaaatacaaattttatggcAACACTGCTATATCTAAGACTACAAGACTTAATACATCTtattacaaaacttttttctttctaGTTCTGTATCATAACAAACAAACTTCTAACCCTATTATTAATAGAgcaaaaatctattataacgaCATAGAACGGACTACTCGTacttggtcgtaaaaaccgacaGTCGTTACAGCCGATGACAATATTATTCAGTACCTAATACAATGGAATTCTGCCGGGACCTTTGTTTGGtcaccggtatgttgttctaaacgatgtcggtgtaaacggttttatgtgtttattttataataataatatttattttattatttattttgtaaaataaagggcaggctcacctgatgttaagtgataccgtatataatatacaactccttataaaatttaatacgatacaaattgaatattatataaggtaacatttatttaatatcaatgcCTCCCAAGAAAGATGAGGGACacgtagaaaaatatattactaattcAGGTACATGAGTAATGAgtgagaaaataataaatcttattgcATGTCACGGGAACGAATATTGATGAGGTGTTGCACAGACGATAAATCTTTATGAGGTTAAACGTTAGCACGTTTTTTGTGATCATTGATTTTTTAGCTTAGAAATGACATACAGCCCAACAATAgggaaataaaaaagacatGTATGGGAAAAATAGGCAAAACAATTTACAGTCTGTCATCTTTACCGGCTGGTGCTAAGCGGTTGTTTTTTTgactattgtttttatatgtcaaATGTCATAAGTCAAATAAAGCACAGCGTTATAGTTTCAGTTCCTTACAATTCCCATATACACCAAAACTTTGGGGTAAAAGTGTAAATTCGTTGGTAGTTTATCTCTCTTAACTggagaactggtagtaaatacaaaattagacCATCGTTTTCTTAAGATATTtactttcataagtgtacatagtTAACTTActtaatgtcctataacccctaaaTGGGGCAGATGGCGTCCACAGTGAGTTTCTTTCGCGtacatagttattaataagattattttaaattacgaatttgattttttacgataaactacctaaatttattttttattttattatgtatttggcTCTTGTATCATACTAGGCTGAGAATACTAGGATATAAGTACGGAAAACGCAAGTATTAGCATATTTAGAGAAGAGGCTgcattactaataaattaactaattttttatatgggtttcctaaatatatgttttgattgcTTTACAAATATCTAAACATCCTTTATAACAATTTCAAgacttgttataatttaacacaaacaaattacaataGACAAAACTCGAGACTAAAGCGCGAAGAAACAAAGCcctaaagaaattaaatcgGGATTTGAATAAGAACAGGCGCTTACGGAGTTTgagcaataaattaatttagcatTGAACTGGCGCCATTGTGCTCCCGGTAATCGATTGTCaaattcgaatttcgaatgAATTTTGGTGGGAATGCCAATTAAAATGTCAAGTGTAACATATCTTTGATGTTTAATAACACATACCATAAGGTCTAATGTCACTTCATACCAGATTTCTTGATGTGGTCGCTTGTATGTGCGAAATGCAACAGAAATGTTCAAGGTAGCACAGCTGGGATCTGAATGCATTACTTCTGGATCGGGAACATTCAACCACACAAAAGgaataaaagcaatatttttacaaatgaaCAACTCGATCCGGTTGTCCCTCGAATGACATAgataattttctttgtaatataaaaataattgctatTCGAAGTcaatacttaaatgtaaacTATAATGTACGATGTTTTATATGAGTAATAATTAGGTAAGGcttgtaatacaaaattttattttgataattttatggaGCAACTTCCCtctgtatgttttatttaagctgtgataaatgaaaaagattgtaacgttaatatattattatcgatGTAGGTACTGCTTTGATGACGAAGACCTCaagtgaatttatatttttttattaggtttcgtatattaaaaataaatgtattgttcATTGCATAATAGGATGTTCTTTACTCCAGTTAAGACTGACGGAATGACATAACATGTGAGACTATATTCATCTCTTGTAGGGTCAGCAAAAATGGTTTGTTGGCGAATGTGATTTgctattatcaatataaatagaagAGATACAGTTAAAGTTTCCATTTAGctgtacatattaaaataaaacacttttcgGATACGAGTGGGCGGCATACAGCACGTCGTATGCTGAATACTTGGATCCGAGAGCTAAGAATGACaatgctttaaaaattaacgtaACTCTCGCACGTAACACTTTGGccccgctccactcggatccgagaaaagagcacttaatgtgttcAGTAATCTCCCCTATCACTAAATGGGGAATGAGATAGACACCGTCTTTACCTATTTTACTgatcaattttctttataggtAAGAATTGATCGGCCAGTGTGGTCCTGAATCTCCTGAATTCTGTGGTAACAAAGAAGTAGCCTTTGGTAGAATGTATGattcaacattatttaataatttatgcagACCGTACGAAGTATAGAAAAGTGCATTCAGCGTAGATACAGGACTGCTCAATAAGCGTACGCCAGCAAAATCATAATACTGCCGGAAACGATGTCTCAGCAGATAACAAGGCACTAGCTTACAGCGATATTTGAACTATaatttttgtcttttgttctttatattgaaatatataatgataatatgaatttataaataagatacCTACACAGTAACAGACGGTGCTCTACGAGTAGGATAGGGATCTAAGGAGCTAGGAATTTTTCCCATGATATCAGACAGGCACATCACAATGATTAAGTTGTCCGCTACTTTgagacaaataaaacaaata is from Pieris rapae chromosome 7, ilPieRapa1.1, whole genome shotgun sequence and encodes:
- the LOC110993613 gene encoding clotting factor G beta subunit-like, whose protein sequence is MGDFSMCVTWILLLTTGSMAVINKHRIPWIKIRFYNQDPFEDYASRYMIASSDRSQLQRPENDDPCDSFIPPRPSWNFGQRISDKKCTKYMSDMMYRNKIKERQVKCQQKHGKKPGHTNIRIMNKHSTKVGEYPHMAAFGWRLRRLRNSWAFLCGGSLISPNFVLTASHCGSQSNTVVNSKYLRKAKPDIVRLGSRYIKRRYNPNTDVTIKQFIQHPYWDPPKHYYDIALVELAKPVSFSINVQPACLPGSFASKYDAYITGWGVTDETVRTLSSVLQDAEVDIIDSSKCNTLLSPFTNRNWWGLMDHQLCAGKLEGGVDTCQGDSGGPLQLKLQETKYEGSMHMVIGVTTFGFKCGVKDQPGIYTRVSSFMDWIESIVWPQ